The genomic stretch ATTATCCCTTCATGCTAAAATTGTCTTTACGCTTAGTTTTTTTTTAATTCTTTTTGGTGCAGTTGTGTTTTTTTTCTCAGAAATTCATAAACTCAGAGATGGTTATTCACTTGGGACTTTAATATTTAATGCAATATTTTATTCAATAAGTACAAGAACAGCTGGTTTTAATTATCTTGACAATGCTCTTATTTCTAGTAGAACCCAAATGCTTTCTTTGCCATTTATGTTTATTGGTGGTGCTCCAGGTTCAACTGCTGGAGGAATAAAAATTACTACTTTTTTCTTAATTATTCTTGCAGTAATAAAATCTCAAGATGGTAATGGTTATATTATTGGTTCTTATAAAGTCTCAATTGATAGTATAAGATTTGCACTTTTATTTTTTGTAAGAGCTGTTTTTATTTTATGTTTTTCATTTTTTGTTCTTCTTGCTGCTGAGAGTGGTGGAAAATGGAGAGTCATTGATTTGGGATATGAGGTTTTTTCTGCTTTTGGTACTGTTGGTTTATCAGTTGGGGTTACACAAGATTTGTCATTTTTAGGTAAAGTAATTATAATTTTTACTATGTTTGCGGGTAGAATAGGGCTTTTTTCGATGGCAATTTTTGTTTCTAGAAATTCTCGTTTTGAAGAATTTACAAGACCACGACAGGATATTTTGGTGGGTTAGAATAAAGTGAAAACATTTGTTATTATTGGTCTTAGTAATTTAGGAATTCATATTCTTGAAAATTTAAGTAAGCTTGATTGTCAAATAATTATTGTTGATACTTCAAAAGAATTGGTTGAAGAATACGATGTAATTGCTACAGAAAGTTTTATTTTAGATCAGTTTACTAAGAATGCATTAAAAAAAATTATTCCTGTAGATACTGATGCTGTTATTATTGATTTTGATAATGATCTTGGGAAAAGTGCTCTTGTTACTCATTATTGTAATCTCTTAGGTGTGAAGGAAATATGCGTTAAGACTGAAGATGGGGATGATGCTGAAATATTAAAAACTCTTGGTGCTACAAGAATTATATTTCCAAGCAAGGATGCTGCTCGAAGATTGACACCATTGTTGGTATCTCCTAATCTTTCAACATATAGTATTGTTGGGCATGATATTATTGTTGCTGAGACAATTATTCCAAAAGAATATGTAGGTAAAACTTTGCTTGAGGCTGATTTGAGAAGTGAGAAAGGTATTACTGTTATTGCTGTTAGAAATTTAAGTAATTCTAGATATGAACTTGTGGATGGAGATTATTTTTTCTTAAAGGATGATAAGATTGTAATTTGTGGTAAACCTGATAAGATTGAAAATTTTACAAATAATAAGGATTTGATTAAAGATTTAATATCAGTTTCTAAAACAAAGGATACTTCTTATAAGGAAAGTTCTAAAAAATTAGGCTTTTTAAAGTTTTTTGATTTTATGAAAAAGTTTAATAAAGATAAGAAAAATAATTAATAGGATTTTAAGATGACTAAAATTATTCCTGTTGCAAGTGGAAAGGGAGGTGTTGGAAAAACATCTTTTGTTGCTAATATTGGTTATAAACTTGCACGTTTAGGTAAGACTGTGATA from Borrelia duttonii Ly encodes the following:
- a CDS encoding potassium channel family protein, which gives rise to MKTFVIIGLSNLGIHILENLSKLDCQIIIVDTSKELVEEYDVIATESFILDQFTKNALKKIIPVDTDAVIIDFDNDLGKSALVTHYCNLLGVKEICVKTEDGDDAEILKTLGATRIIFPSKDAARRLTPLLVSPNLSTYSIVGHDIIVAETIIPKEYVGKTLLEADLRSEKGITVIAVRNLSNSRYELVDGDYFFLKDDKIVICGKPDKIENFTNNKDLIKDLISVSKTKDTSYKESSKKLGFLKFFDFMKKFNKDKKNN
- a CDS encoding TrkH family potassium uptake protein: MLKIEFSDRFFLFSYFILIMFIGSLLLLLPIAWNNVESLKYIDVLFTSVSAVSITGLVTVKMESFSTFGFIVIMLLIQFGGLGFITITTFYLLIPKRKLKLTDVRIIKQYSLSNIEYNPLKILKNILFVTFSIELIGGILILLFFKIRGIKISLLEALFTAVSAFCNAGFSMHSESIYAWRDVPEAIIVIAILIICGGLGFMVYRDVTNTMKYRKKLSLHAKIVFTLSFFLILFGAVVFFFSEIHKLRDGYSLGTLIFNAIFYSISTRTAGFNYLDNALISSRTQMLSLPFMFIGGAPGSTAGGIKITTFFLIILAVIKSQDGNGYIIGSYKVSIDSIRFALLFFVRAVFILCFSFFVLLAAESGGKWRVIDLGYEVFSAFGTVGLSVGVTQDLSFLGKVIIIFTMFAGRIGLFSMAIFVSRNSRFEEFTRPRQDILVG